The Maylandia zebra isolate NMK-2024a linkage group LG4, Mzebra_GT3a, whole genome shotgun sequence genome segment CAGTTATGGTGAAGAAAAAGAGACTTCGCCTCATCGCGGAGATGGCTCGGAAGATTCGGGCGTACAGAGAGCTCAAGTCCCGGCCCCGGGAGTCCCAGAAGTACGCCTTGGACTACGAGACAATGAAACGGCCCTTCACGGGGAAGATGCTGCCGGTGTTAGCATGGCAGGACGTCCGCAGGGAGAGCCGCCTCTTCTCCTTGCTGGCCGGGATGAGGCTGTTCGGAGTGGGCCGACTCTTCACCCGCAAATCCTGGCTGGAGGACCACTCCGAGCCCAGCTACTGGCAGATCACCAAGGTCAAGGTGGACTACACATCCGAGGTGAGAGCATGGAGCCTGCACACTGTTATGCTAGATAAAAGGGAGATTCCTGTTACTAAAGGAATGGAAACTATTCCTTGTGTTTTGTAGAACATGgatcacggcaaagcgtggggcATCCTCACTTATAAAGGTAAGATTAGTTTTatctattaataataataataatatcactGTTTATGGTCATTGTAGCCTGTGTTgtcttatttgtttttactgtaacagCCATTTTTAATCAGTATTTTATGAATACCCGTGTTGCCTGAAATGTGTGATTTGGTAAATATTCTCCAAACAAACTATCGTTTGCAGGGAAAAAGGAGAGCGAGGTCAAAGAGATGGACAAGGTGATGTACCATGACTGGCGCCTGATTCCCAAACACATGGAGCAGCAGTTTAAGGACTTTGAGCCTCTGCCCGAGCCGCCCGTCCGATACGTCGCCTACCCTCCCCTGCTCCGCGCAATGCTGCTGGCACAACAGAAGAAAGCAGGAGGCAGCAGAGCGGCAGAGGAGCCCGTCCTGCCTTTAAAGAGGGATGTTCTACTTAACAAAGACTATTTCCACACGCAGGAACAAGAGCGACAGAGGAAAGAGGGGACTGCGGTGTAATGGCCTCACTTGAATGTTTACCGATCCTGGATATTTTTGGACTAGATCATTGTTGACAAATGCTTCTCAATATCTGGCTGAATCTTCCACTCAGAATACTTCTCTGTGGGTCTGATGCAGGCccttgtgcgtgtgtgtgttattgttgTATGCTGAATATTAAATTTGAGATGAAATGTAGCCCCTTTTAAGTTATTTCTGTTGTTTCTATGTGCAGGTAATTACAGCTGCATCACATCACAGTCCACTGCAAACTTGTAACTTTGACTTGGATATATTCTGGTTAAGATCtgagaacttaaaaaaaaaaagcccagctGCTTTATCAGAGTATAAAAGTAAACAGTAGCCTTTAGTCATTTTCTTGTATAATAATACAATTAAAATGACTGAAGGGGACATGTGCATGATGTTGCAGTTCATACAGTGTTTTTCAACATTTGACCCCAAAGCTGCATGTGCTACCAAGCTAACCTACATAGTCACTTCGCAAATTATGTTAAACATGGAGTCACTGGTAGTTTTTAGTATACTGCTGCCATTCTGCTGGTTTATTGCATTTCCTATGATTTGTGTTTTAAGAAGGCAAACCTTTGCCAGGAtattaaaagtacattttaatgaaaaggATCTTAATCCAGTGTAGAGTGTCGTACCACTGGTCAGATTCagacataaataataaatgaaggCATCTGTTCATCAACTATCTCAACAACTATTCATCTGATCTGCTTAAAAATGTGCATATCTATTGCTGGGGACCAAAGTGAGAACAATGTGGAGATTGGGGTCAGTACAGCTCCTGGGTGTGAAAAGTCACATCAGTGTCTTACATGAGTATAATGGCCAGCTGGCGGCACACTCCTCTAGTTAGAAAAACAATTTCAACAAAGAAAGTTGAAATGCTGAGATACCTAATTTAAAATTTCAAGATAATCTGAAAATTTGAATCATAATTGTGCAACACAATTTTTCCATAAGCTACCCATCTGTCATCACACCTGTTTGCAAAACACCTTAAAGAGCCGTAAAAATGCACAGCTTAAAAAAATAGGTGATATTAAGGTGGTGTCCATCTTCcatatacagtctgtgtttctcCCCGTTATTGGGTAAATAGGTGAAGCCTGTCAATCAGGCAGCAAGCTACGACCCCCACCCCAGCCTGTTGCCTCACCATGGGCAACTCCATCAATGTGTGTTGCTGTTctgtttaattacattttatatacaaATGAGGACAGAAATATTAGTCCCCCTATTAAATTTCatttacaaaaagaaagaaaaaagtatctCCCAAATAATGTTAAACTATACAAATTTTTTAACACAGATTTTCTAAACATCACAGTCTTGTTTTGGATGCTTATATTATTCTATtttgcacacagaaacaaaattattttgcaaaaaggccaaaaaaggtaattttttttaaattaaaatgataaCAACACACCATTATGAATTACTGCTCCATACataattcatttctttttacataTCTCAAACATATTATTCATAACCCTGTTATCATCATATTTTCACTTCAgaatattgcaaaaaaaaataaattataggTTAGCTTTCCCCAAATGTTTCTTCCTTTATCTTTGCCCATGGATCGTTTGTGCGTCTGCATTTATGTTGGAATGAATGTCTGACTGTGTGGTCGATTATGTGTCTCTTTGTTTGAACATGTATATTTATCATGTGGTTTTTAAAACTGTGAAGCACTCTgtaactttgtgtttttaatagtGTTGTACAAACAAAGTTAACATTTCCAGTTTAAGAACAACAGACGTCGTTCACAGAAAATAACATTATAGGAAAGCACAACCTTTGCATACACAGATACTGACAAAGTGCTTGTTTCTACTTCAATGCAGAACAACTGAATTTCGTGTGAAGCGCAAACTGGCAAACACAAAATTAACGTGGACTACTGCACATATGGTGTAGTAAAGCGATGGCTTTGATGTCTTTTTGTTTCGTGCTAATACTGTGGACTATCACTCTTCAGAAATTAATGTAAGATGCAGTGATGTGTAGTAAAAAACATTAACCACACCATAATCATTCAACAACTATCTTATTGTACAATTTGGCCATTTACAACACCTGTGACATAAACAGACAGAAGATTTTGTGCTGTCAGGACAGCTTGTAGTTGTAGCTTGTAGACATCAGCTGGGTGATGCAGCCTGATGGAAACGTTTTCCACATGCCTGACAAGAAACAGGATGATGAGatataaacaaatattttgATTTTCCACCTCACTCTGTACTGCATTTATTTGCATGTTGCTGTAGAGCTTTAGCTGGGGATGCTATACATGAACCCCTTAGGGATTTTTTCATATAGATTATGTCAGCTCAAAATGTATATGCTAATACTGAATTTAGTTCCATTTGacacatttttatgtttatgttaaTGTCAGCATGTATCTGTTGTGTTTGGCACCACATATAAAACACCAGGACACAACCACAAAGTAATGAACACATAATTTACCTGCACAAGCATAAATGCTAAGAATGACGTCAGCTGCTTGTTTAGGTTAAACTCTACAAAGATCCACAGCAGAAGTCTAAACCAGTCATGATGCTGCTGGTTCAGTATTAACATGAATGAAAGAATCAATTTGTGGAATCACCACTTTAAATGTCagaaataatttatatttgtgatttgatttttgaattaatttacttattttccttttttaaacaagggtaaaaaaaaggttttctgaatttgaaaatgttttattcattcattcattcattcttcttcttattgCCCATTAAATTATCTAATAATGAATTGTTATATTAATTTCTATATAAATAATGTAAATGAATGTACTAATATGCATTTTATTGCACAATTAAAGATTAAATCCCTAAATGCTTTGATGTTCTTGATGTGCCTGACTATCCTTGTCCTCCACACTTTTTACACTCAAACTCTTATCGCATTCACAAAGTTACAATAAAGAAGTCATTTGATGTAAAACCAACATTTaacaactcaaaactcaccttTTAAAATTGCTTTTGGTTAATTTTTGCCTGTTTTATGACTTGTTATCCTATGTGCAGCACTTGTGATTCTCTGtctagaaaggtgctatataaataaaattttacttacttacttatttgtatttattctaCATCTCACTCTGGCAAAATTGATAGTATGGATAACAACTTTGGCACTGGTATCATCAGGGCTGGGAGCAGAACATGTGAACTGCCTGTCAGTTTATAAAGGAATGTAGCTACAGTTATAAAAGCGCACAAATATTTGTCTTAGACTGCAAATGCCAAACAGGAGAGACTCTCTGTGCACGATCAATGAACTTGTCACACACAAGAACAGCTCATGGTGAGCACACAATACCCTCAAACACATTACCATTCTGTTTGTTTGGCAAGGGCTGTGGCCCTTTTCAAGCAGGGCCATGCTTTCAAACCAGCTGCACAAACTGATGATGTATTTCGTTTTTAACAGACAGGAGGGATACTTCCCATAGTCTGACCCGTGCATGCCCATCTGTTCAGTGTCATCCTGGACTGCTGCAGCAACACTAAACTACTTTGAACTGATTAATTACATTGAGCTTGCACTGCAATGCCTTATTAGATTTTTGCTACCAAACTGCATGAATTACTGCAACTTATATTTAGAGTATATCAGTAGAATTCAGCTAACAGTATACTATGAAGGGATACTTTTTAACAGTGGAAAGCAAAAATCACATCATTTCGTTGTCATTAAAAGTATTCAGATTAAGCACAGCGATGTTGCAGTCATGATATGCTGCTCTCCCCTCCATAAGCTACCTTCATTGGTTGAAAGTATCGGCACTTGGTATCAGATGGAGCAAATTTTGGGAGCGGCATACCATTGGTCGTTTGCGCCACATGATTTGCAGTTTCAGCCGCTCCTCGTGAGCCCGCGTTTAAGCTACGTGCACGCGCATCCTTCTTTCCTCCTCTTTATCGTACCCGACATTGATCCCCGTCCGCTGACGACAATGATCTGCTTATTTCTGTCCATATTTGCTCAGATCTTTCagtcaggttggtaataaacgTGCTTGTATCTGCTCCTCTGTCACTCACGGGCCTCCAGTCTGACTTTCACAGGATCATTTTCTCCCAGGAAACCCTCCGGACAGATGCCTCAGCTAGCTGCAGGTAGCGGCACAGTTAACCGGTACAGCAGTGGTGTTGTGTTGCCTTTACTAACTTTAGTTTGACAGAAGAAACTCGGACTGACTAGTGGTTAGTTTTTCTGTGACCGTGGGTGATACTGCAGTGTGGCCAGCTTGTTAACTAATCTATGCTGAGAGCCGCGTGGTCCATGTGTCGTCCTCAGCGTGAGAAAAGTTGATTCATCATCCTATTAATAGCGCGTGTGTgcgctgattggctgctgcaggaagAGCTTTGCAATGGGGCCGAGAAAGAGGGGACAGCCAGACCGGTCCGAGCTCGAGGATTTGGTGGCTAAACACGCGAGAATCGAAGAATTTTGTGAGGAACACCCAGAAAGTTGTAAGCGCGAGGTTTGTGGCACGAGCAGCTGAGCGTTAGGGGCGTTAGGTTTGATCCTCCACAGGCCTCCACGGTGTGGGAAATGTAGtgtggatgagtgacgaaacgtctCTCCCACTGACAACGCTACGcgcagatgaacagaatcaaccttttggcaTTTACTtatctggatgattgagcatgcatcaagacgtaGTGTGGTTAAAACAGCAAATGCACCTAGTGCTTTCAGACGTGTGCACTTTTGCTTGCGAAGTTTTAAAAGGGGCTTTCTGTGCTTATTTTCAACTCTGTATTTCTATTGTTGGGCTCTGCACGATTAACAGTTCCAAATATTCATTGTAGACGTTTTACTGATCTGGGTGTAGCCATTCAGTTCATCCCTGTGGAAACAAGAGGTTTAAACCAGGGGTGCCAAACATAAGGCTCCAGGGACCAGAATCACCcggcaataaataaacataaatttgGGGCTCTTAACTGTATTTAAGACCTCCCCCACAAACCCCCCCAGAAATATTTCTGGTTTTTTGTTTCCACAGTAAAATAAGTGGTAGCACTTTATAATAATGTCCCACTATTAAGCATTAGTAAAGtttaattcatcatttatatCTTTACTCCTCTTTAGCATGTGTTTTATAAATAcagatgtttattcagctgttacTGTTTCACCTTGTATTACTATCACTGCTAACAATAATCATAATCATggtcataataataaaatgtctgTATTTAAAAATTGCATACTGAGGAGGAGTAATGCTTTGTAAATGATGAGTTCAGCACTTGCTAATACCTTAATAATGCCAATCTGTGTAACATCATTATATAGTGCTACCAAATAAATGCACAAAATACTGTATTTACTGTGAATTAACAAAAAGTTTCCTCCTTATATTTACAGGACAGTTCGGCCAACAAGCTATGAGAACCTTTTCcgtaattttacacattaacTTCTTCCAGTTTAAGCCCAAAGAGTTGTGCTGACAGCTTTCTTTCATTAACTACAACAGTGAGAAAACTGGGCTGTACTGTTGCCATCACACTTCCTTTTCTTATATTGAGAGATCTCTGGGACAAATGTGGCCCACGCTGATGTCATTCTTTGATATTTTGACCGGCTTTGATGTGAGCAGCCAACACTGTAACGGTACATATGTGACATAAAATAAGGAAATGCACAACAGGCCCCCTTTAATGTGTCTATGCGCAGAGTGCAGTGGCTACAAGCAGAATAATTGTAATTGTATTGCTCATTTAAGCTCAAGTGTAAGCAAGTTTTATTCAACTCTAGGCTGGACTGGGGTGAATGAACGCACCTTCGTTGCCGTAAAACCAGATGGCGTGCAGCGGAGACTGGTGGGCGAAATCGTGCGTCGTTTTGAGAAGAAAGGCTTCAAACTGGTGGGGCTGAAACTTGTGCAGGTATGCCTGGAGCAGCTGCGTGTTTCCAAAATATTTTGATCTGTGACCCATGAACCACGGTATTATCCATTAATctgtcgtgtgtgtgtttgtataccAGGCCTCAGAGGAGCTTCTTAGGGAACACTACTGGGACCTGAGGAGCAGGCCCTTCTTCGGTGGACTCGTAACCTACATGAGCTCGGGACCAGTTGTTGCGATGGTGAGACTCCTCGACGTGATGCGCACATTGTTCCACGCTGAGGTTTTCGCAGTAGCTTGTGGGGTCACTCAGATTACAGATGTGCTGTAGTGTACCTCTCTGTGCTCCTCCAGGTGTGGCAGGGCTTGGATGTGGTCAAGACTGCACGGAAGATGTTGGGAGAGACCAACCCTGCAGACTCGCTGCCTGGAACCATCCGGGGAGATTTGAGTGTGGAGGTGGGCAGGTGAGCGATTTCACTCTACTTAAAGGAGAATTAGATTTTTATgccatgcatttttatttatttcaattcaAGCTGAATGTCTCAATTGATTTGTATCATTGTGGTGGTACACAGAGGCAAAAACTGTCACTGACAGTTTGCTGATATTAATTGCAGAGTTCAAATGATTAGTTAATCAATATACATGGTAATTATTGAAATTTTAAGCTTTCATGCTTTTTTTGGAGCTAACAATCTTAGAAACATGTTCTGCATGGCCTCTAGTAAGTCTGTGAGGAACCTTTGAGTCTTTTTTGATCAAGATAGGTGCTGCcattcacattttaaacatgctgtCTCAGAGTGATATTCAAAAACTACTTGTTACAGCTAGACTGTTGTAATTTCTTAccatcaggatgtcctaaaagctccctgaaaagcctgCAGTTGATCCCGAATGTGGCATTGAGAGCACTGGCAGAGACTAGAAAGCCTCTATATAGCCTTTCATTTTACATGAGTCCTTAATTACACcttcctctgtctctttctccctctgttgTTGGGACTGCTGTCCCTCCTCCTGCACTTCTGCACTGCTGGTGCTAGCAACAACAGCCTCCTGTGACTGCGAGAGCTTGTTATTAGTTGTTGCTGGTACTACTGTTGActgtgcagctgcagcagctgccccgaCAGCTAACATGTCAAAGGACCTTATTATCCTAAGGGTgccagtagagctgggcgatataagattttttcatatcacgatatgtttttttcatttcaggcgataacgatatcta includes the following:
- the mrps34 gene encoding small ribosomal subunit protein mS34 — translated: MVKKKRLRLIAEMARKIRAYRELKSRPRESQKYALDYETMKRPFTGKMLPVLAWQDVRRESRLFSLLAGMRLFGVGRLFTRKSWLEDHSEPSYWQITKVKVDYTSENMDHGKAWGILTYKGKKESEVKEMDKVMYHDWRLIPKHMEQQFKDFEPLPEPPVRYVAYPPLLRAMLLAQQKKAGGSRAAEEPVLPLKRDVLLNKDYFHTQEQERQRKEGTAV
- the nme3 gene encoding nucleoside diphosphate kinase 3 isoform X4 gives rise to the protein MICLFLSIFAQIFQSGWTGVNERTFVAVKPDGVQRRLVGEIVRRFEKKGFKLVGLKLVQASEELLREHYWDLRSRPFFGGLVTYMSSGPVVAMVWQGLDVVKTARKMLGETNPADSLPGTIRGDLSVEVGRNVIHGSDSVESAQKEISLWFRQSELHRWESSSSRWLYN
- the nme3 gene encoding nucleoside diphosphate kinase 3 isoform X3; amino-acid sequence: MICLFLSIFAQIFQSGWTGVNERTFVAVKPDGVQRRLVGEIVRRFEKKGFKLVGLKLVQASEELLREHYWDLRSRPFFGGLVTYMSSGPVVAMVWQGLDVVKTARKMLGETNPADSLPGTIRGDLSVEKRDPRQRLCGERAEGNLSVVSSERASPLGEQQQPLALQLTFCTNTVRS
- the nme3 gene encoding nucleoside diphosphate kinase 3 isoform X5; translated protein: MPQLAAGWTGVNERTFVAVKPDGVQRRLVGEIVRRFEKKGFKLVGLKLVQASEELLREHYWDLRSRPFFGGLVTYMSSGPVVAMVWQGLDVVKTARKMLGETNPADSLPGTIRGDLSVEKRDPRQRLCGERAEGNLSVVSSERASPLGEQQQPLALQLTFCTNTVRS
- the nme3 gene encoding nucleoside diphosphate kinase 3 isoform X2 produces the protein MGPRKRGQPDRSELEDLVAKHARIEEFCEEHPESCWTGVNERTFVAVKPDGVQRRLVGEIVRRFEKKGFKLVGLKLVQASEELLREHYWDLRSRPFFGGLVTYMSSGPVVAMVWQGLDVVKTARKMLGETNPADSLPGTIRGDLSVEVGRNVIHGSDSVESAQKEISLWFRQSELHRWESSSSRWLYN
- the nme3 gene encoding nucleoside diphosphate kinase 3 isoform X1 produces the protein MGPRKRGQPDRSELEDLVAKHARIEEFCEEHPESCWTGVNERTFVAVKPDGVQRRLVGEIVRRFEKKGFKLVGLKLVQASEELLREHYWDLRSRPFFGGLVTYMSSGPVVAMVWQGLDVVKTARKMLGETNPADSLPGTIRGDLSVEKRDPRQRLCGERAEGNLSVVSSERASPLGEQQQPLALQLTFCTNTVRS